In Natronomonas halophila, one DNA window encodes the following:
- a CDS encoding thiamine pyrophosphate-binding protein, giving the protein MADTTDQIVELFEAGGIETVFGFPCEQMDPYYSSLADSSVRHVLARSEASAALMADGYARANRTIGVVDGVGGPGAAYIGAGLCEADGASSPVLALTGDNERDIRGREVIQDADNEAILEPYADTTFDAESADRAVEAVDAAIRLMTTGVPKPAHVNLPGDVLVEDSSYSLPDDVPASYPADRPEPNAERVTAVVEKLDEAETPVILAGEGVVRAGASELLTEFATRTNTPVVTSINGKGAVAETEPFALGVAGRWGFCQVANDALSEADLVVGLGTRFSDLTTVGWSLLDENADVVHVDLDEAWLGKNYEADVAIHADLRATLAALLESADADYDDRESRIESLDADRAEWRQSHADDLTSDAAPVAPARVVEELNERIPANGVLVSATSYSGFFSGAFYEVEEPGLGYLQARGSDGINASLPQALGVQAARPETPVVALSGDGGIGYHISDLETAVREDLPLTVVILNNDGLGSSKASQVGTDNFQLSTDFEDGVDYAAVARGFGCRGARIETTEELLEELPAAIDSDEPTLLDVQVDPYAVPPVLV; this is encoded by the coding sequence ATGGCAGATACGACAGACCAAATTGTGGAATTATTCGAAGCCGGTGGTATCGAGACGGTGTTCGGGTTCCCCTGCGAACAGATGGACCCCTACTATTCGAGCCTCGCTGACTCGTCAGTGCGGCACGTTCTGGCTCGCAGCGAGGCGAGTGCGGCGCTGATGGCCGACGGCTACGCACGGGCGAACCGAACGATTGGCGTCGTCGACGGCGTCGGCGGGCCGGGTGCGGCATATATCGGCGCCGGTCTCTGTGAGGCCGACGGTGCATCGAGTCCCGTGCTCGCGCTCACCGGTGATAACGAACGTGACATCCGCGGCCGAGAGGTCATACAGGACGCCGACAACGAGGCGATTCTGGAGCCGTACGCGGACACCACGTTCGACGCCGAATCGGCTGACCGTGCCGTCGAAGCCGTCGATGCAGCGATTCGGCTGATGACGACGGGCGTCCCGAAACCAGCACACGTGAACCTTCCCGGCGATGTACTGGTCGAAGACTCCTCGTACTCGCTGCCCGACGACGTTCCGGCGTCGTATCCAGCCGACCGTCCGGAACCGAACGCTGAACGCGTCACGGCTGTCGTAGAGAAACTCGACGAGGCGGAGACGCCGGTCATCCTGGCCGGCGAAGGCGTGGTTCGGGCCGGCGCATCGGAACTCCTGACCGAGTTCGCGACGCGAACGAACACGCCGGTCGTCACGTCGATAAACGGCAAAGGCGCGGTCGCCGAAACCGAACCGTTCGCACTCGGCGTGGCCGGGCGATGGGGCTTCTGTCAGGTCGCCAACGACGCCCTCTCGGAGGCGGACCTCGTCGTCGGCCTTGGCACCCGCTTCAGCGACCTCACGACCGTCGGCTGGTCGCTGCTCGACGAGAACGCCGACGTGGTCCACGTCGACCTCGACGAAGCCTGGCTGGGGAAAAACTACGAGGCCGACGTCGCGATTCACGCCGACCTTCGAGCCACCCTCGCCGCCCTCCTCGAATCGGCCGATGCCGACTACGACGACCGCGAAAGCCGCATCGAGTCTCTCGATGCCGACCGGGCCGAATGGCGTCAGTCCCATGCGGACGACCTGACGAGCGACGCCGCACCCGTCGCTCCCGCTCGCGTCGTCGAGGAGTTGAACGAACGTATTCCTGCGAACGGTGTCCTCGTCAGCGCGACGAGCTATTCGGGCTTTTTCAGCGGCGCCTTCTACGAAGTCGAAGAACCGGGTCTCGGATATCTGCAGGCGCGTGGAAGCGACGGCATCAACGCCAGCCTCCCGCAAGCACTCGGCGTGCAGGCCGCTCGGCCGGAAACGCCCGTGGTCGCGCTCTCCGGGGACGGCGGCATCGGATACCATATCTCCGACCTCGAAACGGCCGTCCGCGAAGACCTGCCGCTGACGGTCGTCATCTTGAACAACGATGGCCTCGGCTCCTCGAAGGCGAGTCAGGTCGGTACCGACAACTTCCAGCTCTCGACTGACTTCGAGGACGGGGTCGATTACGCCGCCGTCGCCCGCGGGTTCGGATGTCGCGGCGCCCGAATCGAGACCACCGAGGAACTCCTCGAGGAACTGCCGGCCGCCATCGACAGCGATGAACCGACGTTGCTCGACGTGCAGGTCGACCCGTACGCGGTTCCGCCGGTGCTCGTGTAG